A genomic window from Peptococcaceae bacterium 1198_IL3148 includes:
- the glp gene encoding gephyrin-like molybdotransferase Glp, with protein MENSHMLKEIPLEDALAILLSYSKPIGFEEIDIMDSMGRVLYEDIIAGFPLPPFDRSPLDGYAVIAEDTTNASKENPVILRVSQHVFAGDFPARPLVPGEVAAVATGAPLPSGTNAVIKMEDAKSVEDKVLIFSPLKPGDNFINKGEDVFEGEKVLSQGIAITPAVIGVLASLGRKSVKVFKKPRVAVLTIGDELVGIGEPIQPGKIYNSNVYAVSAQIVEAGGLAVPYKNTVDDMNHIAYLLNYCLKENDIVLTTGGVSVGKRDYVKEAIKLSGANTLFWKVKIKPGTPIVCGENKGRLIIGLSGNPAAAMITFYMLIRPMLQRMSGLQDVSLPDVTAIMEESFNKKSKQRRMLRANVYWKNGCYYAAPSGTQSPGALKSMLQCNALIDIPGGRGPLNRGDKVKAILLSSSYVS; from the coding sequence ATGGAAAACTCACATATGCTCAAAGAAATACCTCTTGAAGATGCGTTAGCTATCCTGCTCAGTTACTCAAAGCCTATTGGTTTTGAAGAAATTGACATTATGGATTCTATGGGGCGAGTTCTATATGAGGATATTATTGCTGGTTTTCCACTTCCCCCATTTGATAGGTCTCCTCTTGACGGATATGCTGTCATTGCGGAAGACACTACCAATGCCAGTAAAGAAAACCCAGTCATACTTAGAGTTAGTCAACATGTATTTGCTGGAGACTTTCCAGCAAGACCTCTTGTTCCGGGGGAAGTAGCGGCGGTAGCCACTGGAGCACCGTTGCCTTCCGGTACAAATGCAGTAATAAAGATGGAGGACGCCAAGTCTGTTGAGGACAAAGTATTAATTTTTTCTCCACTGAAACCCGGCGATAATTTTATTAATAAGGGCGAGGATGTTTTTGAAGGGGAAAAGGTTTTATCGCAAGGAATAGCAATTACCCCTGCTGTTATTGGTGTATTGGCTTCTTTGGGAAGAAAGAGTGTAAAGGTATTTAAAAAACCAAGGGTAGCTGTATTGACAATAGGAGATGAACTGGTTGGTATAGGTGAGCCTATCCAGCCTGGCAAAATATATAATAGTAATGTGTATGCGGTTTCTGCACAAATCGTTGAAGCCGGAGGATTGGCTGTCCCCTATAAGAATACCGTGGATGACATGAACCATATTGCCTATTTATTAAACTATTGCCTTAAAGAAAATGATATTGTATTGACCACCGGTGGGGTATCGGTGGGAAAAAGAGATTATGTGAAGGAAGCCATAAAACTAAGTGGTGCCAACACTTTATTCTGGAAAGTCAAAATTAAACCAGGTACACCAATTGTCTGTGGAGAAAACAAAGGGCGTCTGATTATTGGTCTGTCTGGCAACCCCGCAGCAGCGATGATCACCTTTTATATGCTGATAAGACCTATGTTACAAAGAATGAGCGGCCTGCAAGATGTAAGTTTACCCGATGTAACTGCCATTATGGAAGAGTCCTTTAACAAAAAGAGTAAGCAACGACGGATGCTAAGGGCTAATGTCTACTGGAAGAATGGTTGTTATTATGCTGCTCCCAGTGGGACACAAAGTCCTGGTGCTTTAAAGTCTATGTTGCAGTGTAATGCACTAATCGACATACCGGGGGGACGAGGGCCGTTAAATAGAGGGGATAAAGTAAAGGCAATACTATTATCTTCCAGCTACGTGTCCTAA
- a CDS encoding helix-turn-helix transcriptional regulator, producing MNISDRFKILREHLGLTQTLMAQELGIDRSHVGNIESASKKASDSLIKHVCVRYGVSECWLKNGTGKMFISPEERMKMLLEQLKKQPSVNAYYSYLVGNKLPLPDELPDHLQAQAHLLQQRKEAIKEDWKKRNPIINPESGATNNNLLDIQHKLANEADRLELEEMKKTLEELFDAGPSYREWAKIQFKYAFPETVVAQARAFRNKD from the coding sequence ATGAATATTTCTGATAGATTTAAAATATTAAGAGAACACCTTGGTCTGACACAAACGCTTATGGCACAAGAATTGGGTATAGATAGAAGCCATGTTGGAAACATTGAAAGCGCTTCTAAGAAAGCGTCCGACTCTTTGATTAAGCATGTGTGTGTTAGATATGGTGTCTCAGAGTGTTGGTTAAAAAATGGAACGGGTAAAATGTTTATTTCACCAGAGGAAAGAATGAAAATGTTATTAGAGCAATTAAAAAAACAACCCTCTGTTAATGCTTATTACAGTTATTTGGTTGGTAATAAACTTCCCCTGCCAGATGAATTGCCTGATCACCTTCAAGCTCAGGCCCATTTGTTACAACAAAGGAAGGAAGCTATTAAAGAGGATTGGAAAAAAAGAAACCCGATCATCAACCCTGAGTCTGGGGCAACAAATAATAACCTGTTAGACATCCAACACAAATTAGCCAATGAAGCTGACAGGCTAGAGCTGGAAGAAATGAAAAAGACTTTAGAAGAGCTCTTCGATGCCGGTCCTTCATATAGAGAGTGGGCAAAAATACAATTTAAATACGCTTTTCCGGAAACAGTGGTTGCCCAGGCACGGGCCTTTAGAAATAAAGATTAA